A DNA window from Arachis hypogaea cultivar Tifrunner chromosome 18, arahy.Tifrunner.gnm2.J5K5, whole genome shotgun sequence contains the following coding sequences:
- the LOC112771434 gene encoding uncharacterized protein, protein MASTPEKKRSSFPPKRGQIKAEIFNGLASSVVSTVSKVGESLRNVIGNGGTSPSSSSTSTPPPSAYNSEGNNDDVS, encoded by the coding sequence atggCAAGTACACCTGAAAAGAAGAGATCAAGCTTCCCCCCAAAAAGAGGGCAAATCAAAGCCGAAATATTTAACGGCTTAGCGAGCTCCGTGGTGTCCACGGTGTCCAAGGTGGGGGAATCGCTTCGAAACGTGATTGGAAACGGTGGCACCTCACCATCTTCTTCCTCTACTTCTACCCCACCACCAAGTGCCTACAATTCTGAGGGCAACAACGACGATGTCTCCTAA